A segment of the Methanothermococcus thermolithotrophicus DSM 2095 genome:
AGTATTGTAATTAAAGGGTACATACTAGTTATTACTACAACTCTTGATGGAGTAGATGCTTCGAGAGCTCTGTAGAATAAATATTGGGCAGTTACTCCTGCAAGTAGTGAAACTATTGCAAGGTATATAATGGGTTTTATGTTGGAAAATAAAGCATTGGTGTTAAGTTTTCCAGCAGTTATAAAAATAATAGAAATAAAAACAAAATCCATCATTATCCTTAAGAAAACTGCAGAGGATGGTTCAATGTGATCAAGTGCCTTTTTTTCAATTATTGGGGAGATGCCCCATAAAACTGCTACGAGTATGGCTATAAACTCTCCTTTCACGGTATCACCAGTTTGGAAAATAACTAATTCATCATCGTACAAAACAATATAAATAATTTGAAGGACTTAATTTTGATTATAGATTCACACATCCCGTTATGCCGAATAT
Coding sequences within it:
- a CDS encoding EamA family transporter, with product MKGEFIAILVAVLWGISPIIEKKALDHIEPSSAVFLRIMMDFVFISIIFITAGKLNTNALFSNIKPIIYLAIVSLLAGVTAQYLFYRALEASTPSRVVVITSMYPLITILTTIVLSRSIPSAKVIFGAFLVFVGVFLVVNA